One Brassica oleracea var. oleracea cultivar TO1000 chromosome C7, BOL, whole genome shotgun sequence genomic window carries:
- the LOC106305070 gene encoding protein RALF-like 4 produces MGGVKLLLIVGFLILAMVATSVNATYPLTKSCINGQGCIGDDDELESLMDSETNRRQLARGRRYIGYDALKKNNVPCNRRGRSYYDCKKRRRNNPYRRGCSAITHCYRYAK; encoded by the coding sequence ATGGGTGGTGTTAAGTTGTTACTCATTGTTGGTTTCTTGATCTTAGCTATGGTAGCTACATCCGTCAATGCGACCTACCCATTGACTAAATCTTGCATCAACGGGCAAGGTTGTATCGGAGATGATGATGAACTAGAATCTCTAATGGATTCAGAGACAAACCGACGTCAACTCGCTAGAGGACGTCGTTACATTGGCTACGATGCTCTTAAAAAGAATAATGTTCCTTGCAATAGACGTGGTAGATCTTACTACGATTGCAAGAAGAGGAGAAGGAATAATCCTTATAGGCGTGGATGCAGTGCGATCACGCATTGTTATAGGTACGCTAAGTGA